A window of Citrus sinensis cultivar Valencia sweet orange chromosome 7, DVS_A1.0, whole genome shotgun sequence contains these coding sequences:
- the LOC102617007 gene encoding transcription factor HEC3 has protein sequence MDMNQNKLINHSWDVEMAMEDHQIFHHDPSAFSSSSSPSLWPSFNNFPLQTNTQILPSSSRHIIQPSSSTLLFGDHNNNNNNYNIIDQEEDEEPEEELGAMKEMMYRIAAMQPVDIDPTTIRKPKRRNIRISDDPQSVAARHRRERISEKIRILQRLVPGGTKMDTASMLDEAIRYVKFLKRQIRLLQSNQCNIVGDDHYNKLSLGATTNTTIATTTASASAAGALDPILGHSLPFHGNRNSSFYFNHHEVG, from the coding sequence ATGGATATGAACCAAAACAAGCTCATAAACCATTCTTGGGATGTAGAAATGGCtatggaagatcatcaaataTTTCATCATGACCCATCTGCCTTcagctcatcatcatcaccatctcTTTGGCCCAGCTTCAATAACTTCCCTCTtcaaacaaatacccaaattCTACCTTCATCTTCAAGGCACATCATTCAACCTTCATCATCAACTTTGTTATTTGGTGaccacaacaacaacaacaacaactatAACATTATTGatcaagaagaagatgaagagccAGAAGAAGAGCTTGGAGCCATGAAAGAGATGATGTACAGAATTGCAGCTATGCAGCCAGTGGACATAGATCCGACAACCATACGTAAACCAAAGAGGCGAAACATACGAATCAGTGATGACCCGCAGAGCGTGGCAGCGCGTCACAGGCGAGAAAGAATCAGTGAAAAGATCAGAATACTTCAGAGACTTGTCCCCGGTGGCACCAAAATGGACACTGCCTCAATGCTGGATGAAGCCATTCGCTATGTCAAGTTCTTGAAAAGGCAAATTCGGTTGCTTCAGTCTAATCAATGCAACATCGTCGGAGATGATCATTACAACAAATTATCTCTTGGTGCTACTACTAATACTACTATTGCCACTACCACTGCATCAGCCTCCGCCGCCGGCGCCCTGGACCCCATTTTAGGACACAGCCTTCCGTTTCACGGTAACAGAAACAGCTCTTTTTACTTTAATCATCATGAGGTAGGTTGA
- the LOC102611021 gene encoding zinc finger CCCH domain-containing protein 38 isoform X1 translates to MDEIMGYEIVLVLVVNLSLCFYDMSGSRRKHNSKWDLKEESQLSHEKVRDSARPGKAGISFYERESRSGRFSPRAAGYNSGHNWSAREADDIQSSRHDMQFSSREPLPGSRSSRKDDRIDDYRENFKATATWDADGNYDMKMSPGLDDWRQQIRRRSPRKDWNGHRRSRSRSRSRSRSRSWNRSRSPVRELRRESGVYGRNRGRPGVSAQLCKDFAAGKCRRGSHCHFSHHSSQSYEDNWDSRHKQAGAPRFSTPHESREYPIRSGRNREGSLEIVDIPCKFFAAGNCRNGKYCKFFHSSQALASPVRRSRDDSLVRGQNSDEREKLWHGSKWTDATTISDAARLSEDKNERMGAKKSRDDGLVRNHNSDDVEKLWNGSTWNGTDISTDAAKLSENQNVGMGAPGPRFSGWSTDDRLPHTLDENATHSKITAVTLGGDEINKMEASQGSIKNAGAVMGAPESGGTENWLGDMEMSPEWNYPVKPCSRVMNEDHVQITRTSQSLPICDTSVLHEQGIIRETSGLLCDEAATMEPMMDKSYLKRDINQRDVGGVRLPGADKVAIGETAIPHIDLNFSANVLPTQGLEQNGQSSSALPFLNLNSIGQSQGAINSESSRGGNINNPQNHAVFQVEKSINKPGTGDGSALQFSSAIQPTQNMVSSEQLTQLTNLSASLVQILGNGQQLPQLYAALNSHNVMQVPSSVKSEGPIAPDSAVASQTSEAIRSQNQNQSQYDPLSDSIDPKQLELVSPPGFSINPTGQKSNADGKPNGGLENHKVSEINGEVEAEEGRKAQAENKVPQENGEVQKTDGDDKDDKADEGKKSKDTKGLRAFKFALAEFVKELLKPTWKEGQINKDAYKNIVKKVVDKVIGTMQGAANIPQTQEKIDQYLSFSKSKLTKLVQAYVEKSRKG, encoded by the exons ATGGATGAAATAATGGGATATGAG ATTGTACTGGTTTTGGTAGTGAATCTGAGTCTCTGCTTTTATGATATGAGCGGAAGTAGAAGGAAACACAATTCTAAATGGGATTTGAAAGAGGAGTCCCAACTTTCACATGAAAAGGTACGGGACAGTGCTCGGCCTGGGAAAGCAGGTATATCTTTTTATGAAAGAGAATCGCGGTCTGGAAGGTTCTCTCCCAGGGCGGCAGGCTATAATAGTGGCCACAATTGGTCTGCTAGGGAAGCTGATGATATCCAGAGCTCTCGGCATGATATGCAATTTTCATCTCGGGAACCTTTGCCTGGAAGCAGAAGTTCACGTAAGGATGATAGAATTGATGATTATCGAGAAAATTTCAAGGCCACAGCTACATGGGATGCAGATGGGAATTACGACATGAAAATGTCTCCTGGTCTTGATGACTGGAGACAACAGATTCGTCGGCGCTCCCCAAGAAAGGATTGGAACGGACATCGCag AAGTAGGAGTAGGAGCCGGAGTCGCAGCCGTAGCCGCAGCTGGAATCGGAGCAGAAGTCCAGTCCGTGAACTTAGGCGAGAATCAGGAGTCTACGGCAGAAACAGGGGAAGACCAGGAGTATCAGCTCAACTATGTAAAGATTTTGCTGCTGGAAAATGCAGGAGAGGCAGTCATTGTCATTTTTCTCATCATAGTAGTCAAAGTTATGAGGACAATTGGGATAGTAGACATAAGCAAGCTGGAGCTCCTAGGTTTTCCACTCCCCATGAATCTAGGGAGTATCCCATAAGAAGTGGAAGAAATAGAGAAGGGTCTTTGGAAATTGTCGATATTCCCTGCAAATTTTTTGCTGCTGGAAATTGTCGCAATGGGAAATATTGCAAGTTTTTTCATAGTAGTCAGGCTCTTGCTAGTCCTGTCAGAAGGTCACGGGATGACAGCTTGGTGCGGGGCCAGAATTCtgatgagagagagaaattgtGGCATGGTTCAAAGTGGACTGATGCAACCACTATTTCAGATGCTGCAAGGTTGAGCGAGGACAAAAATGAAAGGATGGGTGCCAAGAAGTCACGGGACGATGGTTTGGTTCGGAACCATAATTCAGATGATGTGGAGAAACTGTGGAATGGTTCAACTTGGAATGGTACAGATATATCCACAGATGCTGCAAAGTTGAGTGAGAATCAGAATGTGGGAATGGGAGCCCCTGGACCAAGGTTTAGTGGTTGGTCGACAGATGATAGATTGCCCCATACTTTGGATGAGAATGCGACACACTCTAAGATAACAGCAGTTACTCTTGGAGGAGATGAGATCAATAAGATGGAAGCTTCTCAGGGTAGTATAAAAAATGCTGGTGCGGTTATGGGTGCTCCTGAATCAGGAGGTACTGAGAATTGGCTTGGTGATATGGAGATGTCTCCTGAGTGGAATTATCCAGTGAAACCTTGCAGCCGCGTTATGAATGAAGATCATGTTCAGATTACTAGGACTTCACAATCTCTACCTATTTGTGACACCTCTGTACTTCATGAACAGGGAATAATTCGAGAAACTTCAGGTCTGCTGTGTGATGAAGCTGCAACGATGGAACCAATGATGGATAAATCATACTTGAAACGGGACATTAATCAGAGGGATGTTGGTGGTGTTAGATTGCCTGGTGCTGATAAGGTTGCTATTGGAGAAACTGCTATTCCACACATTGATCTAAATTTTTCAGCCAATGTCTTGCCAACACAAGGCTTAGAACAGAATGGCCAGAGTTCAAGTGCTTTACCTTTCTTGAACTTAAATTCCATtggacaaagccaaggtgcgATCAATTCTGAATCTTCAAGAGGtggaaatataaataatcCCCAAAATCACGCAGTTTTTCAGGTGgaaaaatcaatcaacaaaCCAGGCACTGGGGATGGGAGTGCGTTACAATTTAGTTCTGCAATTCAGCCAACTCAAAACATGGTAAGCAGTGAACAGCTCACCCAACTGACCAATCTTTCAGCCTCTCTGGTACAGATTCTTGGAAATGGGCAGCAGCTTCCACAACTCTATGCTGCTCTTAATTCCCATAATGTGATGCAGGTGCCTTCATCTGTCAAATCTGAAGGACCCATTGCACCCGATTCTGCAGTGGCTAGTCAGACAAGTGAAGCTATTAGATCACAGAACCAGAACCAGAGCCAGTATGATCCTTTGTCTGATAGCATTGATCCCAAGCAGCTTGAACTTGTCAGCCCCCCAGGGTTTTCAATAAATCCTACTGGACAGAAAAGCAATGCAGACGGAAAACCAAATGGTGGTCTAGAAAATCACAAGGTCAGTGAGATCAATGGTGAAGTGGAAGCTGAGGAAGGTAGAAAAGCCCAAGCAGAGAATAAGGTTCCACAAGAAAATGGTGAGGTGCAGAAAACAGATGGAGATGACAAGGATGACAAGGCTGACGAGGGCAAGAAAAGCAAGGATACTAAGGGCCTTCGAGCATTTAAATTTGCGCTGGCAGAGTTTGTTAAGGAGCTTCTAAAACCAACATGGAAAGAAGGTCAAATTAACAAAGATGCTTACAAAAACATAGTGAAGAAAGTAGTGGACAAGGTTATTGGTACGATGCAGGGGGCTGCTAATATTCCTCAAACACAGGAGAAGATTGATCAGTATTTGTCATTTTCGAAATCTAAGCTTACCAAACTTGTTCAG GCTTATGTGGAAAAATCACGGAAGGGCTGA
- the LOC102611021 gene encoding zinc finger CCCH domain-containing protein 38 isoform X3, which yields MDEIMGYEIVLVLVVNLSLCFYDMSGSRRKHNSKWDLKEESQLSHEKVRDSARPGKAGISFYERESRSGRFSPRAAGYNSGHNWSAREADDIQSSRHDMQFSSREPLPGSRSSRKDDRIDDYRENFKATATWDADGNYDMKMSPGLDDWRQQIRRRSPRKDWNGHRRSRSRSRSRSRSRSWNRSRSPVRELRRESGVYGRNRGRPGVSAQLCKDFAAGKCRRGSHCHFSHHSSQSYEDNWDSRHKQAGAPRFSTPHESREYPIRSGRNREGSLEIVDIPCKFFAAGNCRNGKYCKFFHSSQALASPVRRSRDDSLVRGQNSDEREKLWHGSKWTDATTISDAARLSEDKNERMGAKKSRDDGLVRNHNSDDVEKLWNGSTWNGTDISTDAAKLSENQNVGMGAPGPRFSGWSTDDRLPHTLDENATHSKITAVTLGGDEINKMEASQGSIKNAGAVMGAPESGGTENWLGDMEMSPEWNYPVKPCSRVMNEDHVQITRTSQSLPICDTSVLHEQGIIRETSGLLCDEAATMEPMMDKSYLKRDINQRDVGGVRLPGADKVAIGETAIPHIDLNFSANVLPTQGLEQNGQSSSALPFLNLNSIGQSQGAINSESSRGGNINNPQNHAVFQVEKSINKPGTGDGSALQFSSAIQPTQNMVPSSVKSEGPIAPDSAVASQTSEAIRSQNQNQSQYDPLSDSIDPKQLELVSPPGFSINPTGQKSNADGKPNGGLENHKVSEINGEVEAEEGRKAQAENKVPQENGEVQKTDGDDKDDKADEGKKSKDTKGLRAFKFALAEFVKELLKPTWKEGQINKDAYKNIVKKVVDKVIGTMQGAANIPQTQEKIDQYLSFSKSKLTKLVQAYVEKSRKG from the exons ATGGATGAAATAATGGGATATGAG ATTGTACTGGTTTTGGTAGTGAATCTGAGTCTCTGCTTTTATGATATGAGCGGAAGTAGAAGGAAACACAATTCTAAATGGGATTTGAAAGAGGAGTCCCAACTTTCACATGAAAAGGTACGGGACAGTGCTCGGCCTGGGAAAGCAGGTATATCTTTTTATGAAAGAGAATCGCGGTCTGGAAGGTTCTCTCCCAGGGCGGCAGGCTATAATAGTGGCCACAATTGGTCTGCTAGGGAAGCTGATGATATCCAGAGCTCTCGGCATGATATGCAATTTTCATCTCGGGAACCTTTGCCTGGAAGCAGAAGTTCACGTAAGGATGATAGAATTGATGATTATCGAGAAAATTTCAAGGCCACAGCTACATGGGATGCAGATGGGAATTACGACATGAAAATGTCTCCTGGTCTTGATGACTGGAGACAACAGATTCGTCGGCGCTCCCCAAGAAAGGATTGGAACGGACATCGCag AAGTAGGAGTAGGAGCCGGAGTCGCAGCCGTAGCCGCAGCTGGAATCGGAGCAGAAGTCCAGTCCGTGAACTTAGGCGAGAATCAGGAGTCTACGGCAGAAACAGGGGAAGACCAGGAGTATCAGCTCAACTATGTAAAGATTTTGCTGCTGGAAAATGCAGGAGAGGCAGTCATTGTCATTTTTCTCATCATAGTAGTCAAAGTTATGAGGACAATTGGGATAGTAGACATAAGCAAGCTGGAGCTCCTAGGTTTTCCACTCCCCATGAATCTAGGGAGTATCCCATAAGAAGTGGAAGAAATAGAGAAGGGTCTTTGGAAATTGTCGATATTCCCTGCAAATTTTTTGCTGCTGGAAATTGTCGCAATGGGAAATATTGCAAGTTTTTTCATAGTAGTCAGGCTCTTGCTAGTCCTGTCAGAAGGTCACGGGATGACAGCTTGGTGCGGGGCCAGAATTCtgatgagagagagaaattgtGGCATGGTTCAAAGTGGACTGATGCAACCACTATTTCAGATGCTGCAAGGTTGAGCGAGGACAAAAATGAAAGGATGGGTGCCAAGAAGTCACGGGACGATGGTTTGGTTCGGAACCATAATTCAGATGATGTGGAGAAACTGTGGAATGGTTCAACTTGGAATGGTACAGATATATCCACAGATGCTGCAAAGTTGAGTGAGAATCAGAATGTGGGAATGGGAGCCCCTGGACCAAGGTTTAGTGGTTGGTCGACAGATGATAGATTGCCCCATACTTTGGATGAGAATGCGACACACTCTAAGATAACAGCAGTTACTCTTGGAGGAGATGAGATCAATAAGATGGAAGCTTCTCAGGGTAGTATAAAAAATGCTGGTGCGGTTATGGGTGCTCCTGAATCAGGAGGTACTGAGAATTGGCTTGGTGATATGGAGATGTCTCCTGAGTGGAATTATCCAGTGAAACCTTGCAGCCGCGTTATGAATGAAGATCATGTTCAGATTACTAGGACTTCACAATCTCTACCTATTTGTGACACCTCTGTACTTCATGAACAGGGAATAATTCGAGAAACTTCAGGTCTGCTGTGTGATGAAGCTGCAACGATGGAACCAATGATGGATAAATCATACTTGAAACGGGACATTAATCAGAGGGATGTTGGTGGTGTTAGATTGCCTGGTGCTGATAAGGTTGCTATTGGAGAAACTGCTATTCCACACATTGATCTAAATTTTTCAGCCAATGTCTTGCCAACACAAGGCTTAGAACAGAATGGCCAGAGTTCAAGTGCTTTACCTTTCTTGAACTTAAATTCCATtggacaaagccaaggtgcgATCAATTCTGAATCTTCAAGAGGtggaaatataaataatcCCCAAAATCACGCAGTTTTTCAGGTGgaaaaatcaatcaacaaaCCAGGCACTGGGGATGGGAGTGCGTTACAATTTAGTTCTGCAATTCAGCCAACTCAAAACATG GTGCCTTCATCTGTCAAATCTGAAGGACCCATTGCACCCGATTCTGCAGTGGCTAGTCAGACAAGTGAAGCTATTAGATCACAGAACCAGAACCAGAGCCAGTATGATCCTTTGTCTGATAGCATTGATCCCAAGCAGCTTGAACTTGTCAGCCCCCCAGGGTTTTCAATAAATCCTACTGGACAGAAAAGCAATGCAGACGGAAAACCAAATGGTGGTCTAGAAAATCACAAGGTCAGTGAGATCAATGGTGAAGTGGAAGCTGAGGAAGGTAGAAAAGCCCAAGCAGAGAATAAGGTTCCACAAGAAAATGGTGAGGTGCAGAAAACAGATGGAGATGACAAGGATGACAAGGCTGACGAGGGCAAGAAAAGCAAGGATACTAAGGGCCTTCGAGCATTTAAATTTGCGCTGGCAGAGTTTGTTAAGGAGCTTCTAAAACCAACATGGAAAGAAGGTCAAATTAACAAAGATGCTTACAAAAACATAGTGAAGAAAGTAGTGGACAAGGTTATTGGTACGATGCAGGGGGCTGCTAATATTCCTCAAACACAGGAGAAGATTGATCAGTATTTGTCATTTTCGAAATCTAAGCTTACCAAACTTGTTCAG GCTTATGTGGAAAAATCACGGAAGGGCTGA
- the LOC102611021 gene encoding zinc finger CCCH domain-containing protein 38 isoform X2, protein MSGSRRKHNSKWDLKEESQLSHEKVRDSARPGKAGISFYERESRSGRFSPRAAGYNSGHNWSAREADDIQSSRHDMQFSSREPLPGSRSSRKDDRIDDYRENFKATATWDADGNYDMKMSPGLDDWRQQIRRRSPRKDWNGHRRSRSRSRSRSRSRSWNRSRSPVRELRRESGVYGRNRGRPGVSAQLCKDFAAGKCRRGSHCHFSHHSSQSYEDNWDSRHKQAGAPRFSTPHESREYPIRSGRNREGSLEIVDIPCKFFAAGNCRNGKYCKFFHSSQALASPVRRSRDDSLVRGQNSDEREKLWHGSKWTDATTISDAARLSEDKNERMGAKKSRDDGLVRNHNSDDVEKLWNGSTWNGTDISTDAAKLSENQNVGMGAPGPRFSGWSTDDRLPHTLDENATHSKITAVTLGGDEINKMEASQGSIKNAGAVMGAPESGGTENWLGDMEMSPEWNYPVKPCSRVMNEDHVQITRTSQSLPICDTSVLHEQGIIRETSGLLCDEAATMEPMMDKSYLKRDINQRDVGGVRLPGADKVAIGETAIPHIDLNFSANVLPTQGLEQNGQSSSALPFLNLNSIGQSQGAINSESSRGGNINNPQNHAVFQVEKSINKPGTGDGSALQFSSAIQPTQNMVSSEQLTQLTNLSASLVQILGNGQQLPQLYAALNSHNVMQVPSSVKSEGPIAPDSAVASQTSEAIRSQNQNQSQYDPLSDSIDPKQLELVSPPGFSINPTGQKSNADGKPNGGLENHKVSEINGEVEAEEGRKAQAENKVPQENGEVQKTDGDDKDDKADEGKKSKDTKGLRAFKFALAEFVKELLKPTWKEGQINKDAYKNIVKKVVDKVIGTMQGAANIPQTQEKIDQYLSFSKSKLTKLVQAYVEKSRKG, encoded by the exons ATGAGCGGAAGTAGAAGGAAACACAATTCTAAATGGGATTTGAAAGAGGAGTCCCAACTTTCACATGAAAAGGTACGGGACAGTGCTCGGCCTGGGAAAGCAGGTATATCTTTTTATGAAAGAGAATCGCGGTCTGGAAGGTTCTCTCCCAGGGCGGCAGGCTATAATAGTGGCCACAATTGGTCTGCTAGGGAAGCTGATGATATCCAGAGCTCTCGGCATGATATGCAATTTTCATCTCGGGAACCTTTGCCTGGAAGCAGAAGTTCACGTAAGGATGATAGAATTGATGATTATCGAGAAAATTTCAAGGCCACAGCTACATGGGATGCAGATGGGAATTACGACATGAAAATGTCTCCTGGTCTTGATGACTGGAGACAACAGATTCGTCGGCGCTCCCCAAGAAAGGATTGGAACGGACATCGCag AAGTAGGAGTAGGAGCCGGAGTCGCAGCCGTAGCCGCAGCTGGAATCGGAGCAGAAGTCCAGTCCGTGAACTTAGGCGAGAATCAGGAGTCTACGGCAGAAACAGGGGAAGACCAGGAGTATCAGCTCAACTATGTAAAGATTTTGCTGCTGGAAAATGCAGGAGAGGCAGTCATTGTCATTTTTCTCATCATAGTAGTCAAAGTTATGAGGACAATTGGGATAGTAGACATAAGCAAGCTGGAGCTCCTAGGTTTTCCACTCCCCATGAATCTAGGGAGTATCCCATAAGAAGTGGAAGAAATAGAGAAGGGTCTTTGGAAATTGTCGATATTCCCTGCAAATTTTTTGCTGCTGGAAATTGTCGCAATGGGAAATATTGCAAGTTTTTTCATAGTAGTCAGGCTCTTGCTAGTCCTGTCAGAAGGTCACGGGATGACAGCTTGGTGCGGGGCCAGAATTCtgatgagagagagaaattgtGGCATGGTTCAAAGTGGACTGATGCAACCACTATTTCAGATGCTGCAAGGTTGAGCGAGGACAAAAATGAAAGGATGGGTGCCAAGAAGTCACGGGACGATGGTTTGGTTCGGAACCATAATTCAGATGATGTGGAGAAACTGTGGAATGGTTCAACTTGGAATGGTACAGATATATCCACAGATGCTGCAAAGTTGAGTGAGAATCAGAATGTGGGAATGGGAGCCCCTGGACCAAGGTTTAGTGGTTGGTCGACAGATGATAGATTGCCCCATACTTTGGATGAGAATGCGACACACTCTAAGATAACAGCAGTTACTCTTGGAGGAGATGAGATCAATAAGATGGAAGCTTCTCAGGGTAGTATAAAAAATGCTGGTGCGGTTATGGGTGCTCCTGAATCAGGAGGTACTGAGAATTGGCTTGGTGATATGGAGATGTCTCCTGAGTGGAATTATCCAGTGAAACCTTGCAGCCGCGTTATGAATGAAGATCATGTTCAGATTACTAGGACTTCACAATCTCTACCTATTTGTGACACCTCTGTACTTCATGAACAGGGAATAATTCGAGAAACTTCAGGTCTGCTGTGTGATGAAGCTGCAACGATGGAACCAATGATGGATAAATCATACTTGAAACGGGACATTAATCAGAGGGATGTTGGTGGTGTTAGATTGCCTGGTGCTGATAAGGTTGCTATTGGAGAAACTGCTATTCCACACATTGATCTAAATTTTTCAGCCAATGTCTTGCCAACACAAGGCTTAGAACAGAATGGCCAGAGTTCAAGTGCTTTACCTTTCTTGAACTTAAATTCCATtggacaaagccaaggtgcgATCAATTCTGAATCTTCAAGAGGtggaaatataaataatcCCCAAAATCACGCAGTTTTTCAGGTGgaaaaatcaatcaacaaaCCAGGCACTGGGGATGGGAGTGCGTTACAATTTAGTTCTGCAATTCAGCCAACTCAAAACATGGTAAGCAGTGAACAGCTCACCCAACTGACCAATCTTTCAGCCTCTCTGGTACAGATTCTTGGAAATGGGCAGCAGCTTCCACAACTCTATGCTGCTCTTAATTCCCATAATGTGATGCAGGTGCCTTCATCTGTCAAATCTGAAGGACCCATTGCACCCGATTCTGCAGTGGCTAGTCAGACAAGTGAAGCTATTAGATCACAGAACCAGAACCAGAGCCAGTATGATCCTTTGTCTGATAGCATTGATCCCAAGCAGCTTGAACTTGTCAGCCCCCCAGGGTTTTCAATAAATCCTACTGGACAGAAAAGCAATGCAGACGGAAAACCAAATGGTGGTCTAGAAAATCACAAGGTCAGTGAGATCAATGGTGAAGTGGAAGCTGAGGAAGGTAGAAAAGCCCAAGCAGAGAATAAGGTTCCACAAGAAAATGGTGAGGTGCAGAAAACAGATGGAGATGACAAGGATGACAAGGCTGACGAGGGCAAGAAAAGCAAGGATACTAAGGGCCTTCGAGCATTTAAATTTGCGCTGGCAGAGTTTGTTAAGGAGCTTCTAAAACCAACATGGAAAGAAGGTCAAATTAACAAAGATGCTTACAAAAACATAGTGAAGAAAGTAGTGGACAAGGTTATTGGTACGATGCAGGGGGCTGCTAATATTCCTCAAACACAGGAGAAGATTGATCAGTATTTGTCATTTTCGAAATCTAAGCTTACCAAACTTGTTCAG GCTTATGTGGAAAAATCACGGAAGGGCTGA